The following are encoded together in the Triticum dicoccoides isolate Atlit2015 ecotype Zavitan chromosome 6B, WEW_v2.0, whole genome shotgun sequence genome:
- the LOC119326660 gene encoding uncharacterized protein LOC119326660 isoform X2, protein MEVVASPPRSVHCQIHAAVLLGSSYGGKKAEWTVRRLVTATGFTGAEAHFLFVLFARGKAQQVGGGSREKLAREEMGKGGELWDDSALVDAFDHAVATYKAMHGKNNQAAPSEKPESEDVAAAAASAAAYAAAAVAEEPVSTEVADEQTEKNDSCTNLPVGPVETPQQPCEERKTDKQAPLRGTDLGKETNISESKTCFSDVTNTEGKDSSNQQTEDYNELLRKYYELEVQSQKVLEQLHQTNYWNYQTPEQSSAYQQQQVPAYIATAPDPNSSTTQTSCCSLNVPMVSISCCSTGQQSGESTGMPPNGGCSISFTCDHCPGASTTYPTGSAFTQLPTKVSTGDDQVAKAAMMTAEGAMNFMRNTISGDAASFPNMRNEGGIGKENNTTVGMNLNLDTTGANSDLAVVLNAWYTAGFYTGRYLMQQSMKNPREN, encoded by the exons GCAAAAAGGCGGAATGGACGGTTCGTCGACTTGTGACGGCGACGGGTTTTACTGGAGCGGAGGCGCATTTCCTTTTCGTCCTCTTCGCTCGTGGGAAGGCGCAGCAGGTCGGAGGAGGAAGCCGTGAGAAGTTGGCGAGAGAGGAGATGGGGAAGGGCGGCGAGCTGTGGGACGACTCGGCGCTGGTGGACGCCTTCGACCACGCTGTCGCCACCTACAAG GCAatgcatggcaagaacaaccaagctGCTCCATCTGAGAAACCAGAGTCAGAAGATGTAGCTGCTGCTGCCGCTTCTGCTGCCGCGTACGCTGCCGCTGCTGTTGCAGAAGAACCTGTCTCTACTGAAGTGGCAGATGA GCAAACAGAGAAAAATGACAGCTGCACTAACTTACCCGTTGGCCCAGTGGAGACACCACAGCAGCCCTGCGAAGAAAGAAAGACCGATAAGCAAGCTCCTCTTCGAGGAACTGATCTGGGCAAAGAGACAAATATCTCTGAATCTAAGACATGCTTCTCTGATGTCACCAATACTGAGGGAAAGGATAGCTCAAACCAGCAGACAGAGGACTACAATGAATTACTGAGGaagtactatgaacttgaggtgcaAAGCCAGAAAGTTCTTGAGCAATTACATCAGACAAATTATTGGAATTATCAAACCCCTGAACAATCTTCAGCATATCAACAGCAGCAAGTTCCTGCTTACATTGCCACAGCACCAGACCCAAACTCTTCAACCACTCAAACCTCATGCTGCTCCTTGAATGTTCCCATGGTTTCAATCTCCTGCTGTTCAACTGGTCAACAAAGTGGCGAATCCACTGGTATGCCACCTAATGGAGGCTGCAGCATATCATTCACTT GTGATCATTGCCCTGGAGCAAGCACTACATATCCTACTGGTTCAGCCTTTACGCAGCTCCCAACTAAGGTATCTACTGGCGATGATCAAGTTGCTAAGGCTGCAATGATGACTGCTGAAGGTGCCATGAATTTCATGAGAAATACAATATCTGGAGATGCTGCCTCCTTTCCAA ATATGAGAAATGAAGGTGGAATTGGAAAGGAGAATAACACAACTGTGGGCATGAACCTGAATTTAGACACCACAGGAGCAAACAGTGATCTCGCTGTCGTACTGAATGCATGGTATACAGCAGGGTTCTACACTGGCAG GTACCTCATGCAGCAATCGATGAAAAATCCCCGAGAAAATTGA
- the LOC119326660 gene encoding uncharacterized protein LOC119326660 isoform X3, whose translation MGKGGELWDDSALVDAFDHAVATYKAMHGKNNQAAPSEKPESEDVAAAAASAAAYAAAAVAEEPVSTEVADEQTEKNDSCTNLPVGPVETPQQPCEERKTDKQAPLRGTDLGKETNISESKTCFSDVTNTEGKDSSNQQTEDYNELLRKYYELEVQSQKVLEQLHQTNYWNYQTPEQSSAYQQQQVPAYIATAPDPNSSTTQTSCCSLNVPMVSISCCSTGQQSGESTGMPPNGGCSISFTCDHCPGASTTYPTGSAFTQLPTKVSTGDDQVAKAAMMTAEGAMNFMRNTISGDAASFPNMRNEGGIGKENNTTVGMNLNLDTTGANSDLAVVLNAWYTAGFYTGRYLMQQSMKNPREN comes from the exons ATGGGGAAGGGCGGCGAGCTGTGGGACGACTCGGCGCTGGTGGACGCCTTCGACCACGCTGTCGCCACCTACAAG GCAatgcatggcaagaacaaccaagctGCTCCATCTGAGAAACCAGAGTCAGAAGATGTAGCTGCTGCTGCCGCTTCTGCTGCCGCGTACGCTGCCGCTGCTGTTGCAGAAGAACCTGTCTCTACTGAAGTGGCAGATGA GCAAACAGAGAAAAATGACAGCTGCACTAACTTACCCGTTGGCCCAGTGGAGACACCACAGCAGCCCTGCGAAGAAAGAAAGACCGATAAGCAAGCTCCTCTTCGAGGAACTGATCTGGGCAAAGAGACAAATATCTCTGAATCTAAGACATGCTTCTCTGATGTCACCAATACTGAGGGAAAGGATAGCTCAAACCAGCAGACAGAGGACTACAATGAATTACTGAGGaagtactatgaacttgaggtgcaAAGCCAGAAAGTTCTTGAGCAATTACATCAGACAAATTATTGGAATTATCAAACCCCTGAACAATCTTCAGCATATCAACAGCAGCAAGTTCCTGCTTACATTGCCACAGCACCAGACCCAAACTCTTCAACCACTCAAACCTCATGCTGCTCCTTGAATGTTCCCATGGTTTCAATCTCCTGCTGTTCAACTGGTCAACAAAGTGGCGAATCCACTGGTATGCCACCTAATGGAGGCTGCAGCATATCATTCACTT GTGATCATTGCCCTGGAGCAAGCACTACATATCCTACTGGTTCAGCCTTTACGCAGCTCCCAACTAAGGTATCTACTGGCGATGATCAAGTTGCTAAGGCTGCAATGATGACTGCTGAAGGTGCCATGAATTTCATGAGAAATACAATATCTGGAGATGCTGCCTCCTTTCCAA ATATGAGAAATGAAGGTGGAATTGGAAAGGAGAATAACACAACTGTGGGCATGAACCTGAATTTAGACACCACAGGAGCAAACAGTGATCTCGCTGTCGTACTGAATGCATGGTATACAGCAGGGTTCTACACTGGCAG GTACCTCATGCAGCAATCGATGAAAAATCCCCGAGAAAATTGA